The Electrophorus electricus isolate fEleEle1 chromosome 19, fEleEle1.pri, whole genome shotgun sequence genome has a segment encoding these proteins:
- the LOC118240149 gene encoding up-regulator of cell proliferation-like, with translation MDSSYDESKALEDVVRHVDPSYTGPAESNMGPQNVSSGETNLESFLDDLGLKQFYSNKLSLSTILEIDKRSVTDDPAQSLSDLPWLFLKKLMMVNVTTRSVKFAPTTDLSPDDRQDSSNLDLYRHLDNLIVNQDSSQKVNPLDIVTAFFHCSDGFLQQEMALKMSMCQFSVPLLLPHCDSEQSTLMLWALRDIVKKFRPHSLSDPRGFVEERIIETNLPLVSFVRLGDCSISKSQVLNKLLSNPQQYHDTFIHHDMDCGDVPRKISNGLVELSWYLPCGNKNIDIFPEPVAVANLRGDIVKYDAQYSFLCQTSTAVFVFFDNLDSNHSLLTKQHVKGQLYFVANANTKSFNIASLKKNC, from the exons ATGGACTCTTCTTATGATGAG TCCAAAGCATTGGAAGACGTGGTAAGACATGTGGATCCTTCATACACAGGGCCTGCTGAATCAAACATGGGACCACAAAATGTCTCTTCAGGAG AAACCAACCTTGAGAGCTTTCTTGATGACTTGGGGTTGAAACAATTCTACAGTAATAAACTTTCATTGAGTACTATTCTAGAGATAGACAAGAGGTCAGTGACAGATGACCCAGCCCAGTCCCTATCAGACTTACCATGGCTTTTTCTCAAGAAACTCATGATGGTAAATGTGACCACAAGAAGTGTCAAATTTGCTCCAACAACTGATCTGTCACCTGATGACAGACAAGACTCATCAAACTTGGACCTATACCGTCACCTGGACAACCTAATCGTAAACCAGGACTCTAGTCAAAAAGTGAATCCTTTAGATATTGTGACTGCTTTCTTCCATTGCTCAGATGGCTTTCTCCAACAGGAAATGGCTTTGAAAATGTCAATGTGTCAGTTCTCTGTGCCTCTGCTTCTTCCCCACTGTGACTCAGAGCAGAGCACACTCATGCTTTGGGCCTTGAGAGACATTGTGAAGAAGTTTAGACCACACTCCTTATCTGATCCCAGAGGGTTTGTGGAAGAAAGGATTATTGAAACTAACCTACCCTTAGTGTCCTTTGTAAGACTTGGCGATTGCAGCATTTCCAAATCTCAAGTTCTGAACAAGTTGCTGAGTAATCCACAGCAGTACCATGACACCTTCATACACCATGACATGGACTGTGGAGATGTACCAAGGAAAATTTCAAATGGCTTGGTGGAGCTTAGTTGGTATCTGCCAtgtggaaacaaaaacattgacATCTTTCCTGAACCTGTGGCTGTTGCAAACTTAAGAGGAGACATTGTCAAATATGACGCTCAGTATTCATTCCTTTGTCAGACATCTACTGCAGTTTTTGTGTTCTTTGACAACTTGGATTCAAATCACAGCCTACTTACGAAACAGCATGTTAAAGGTCAGTTGTATTTTGTAGCTAATGCAAACACCAAATCCTTTAATATTGCttctctgaaaaaaaactgCTGA